Below is a genomic region from Tepidiforma bonchosmolovskayae.
GGCCGACCACTACGCGGCAGTGGCGGGCCGCTTCCGGCCGGGAGCGTTCGAGTCGCTGGAGTGGCCGGTGCTGGACACGCTCGTTGCGCCGGGGGAGACGGTGCTGGATATCGGCGCGGGCGGCGGCCGGTTTGCGGTGCCGCTCGCGCAGAAGGGCTGCCGGGTGATCGCCATTGAGCCGAGCGGGGCGATGCGGGAGACGCTGGCAGCGGCAGCGGCCGAGGCCGGCGTGACCGTTGAGGTGCACGACCTGCGCTGGCCGGCGGCCGGGTGGACGGAGGAGGCGGATGTGAGCCTGGCGGCGCACGCGTGCTACGACATCGCTGAGATTGGGCCCTTCCTCGATGCGATGGAGCGGCACACGCGGCGGCTGTGCGTGGCGATGTTCGGGCAGTTCGCGCGGGGGGCGAACCTTGCACCGCTGTTCGAGGCGGTGCACGGGGAGCCGCTCCAGGCCCTGCCGGCCCTGAAGGAGTTTGTCGCGCTGCTCGGTGCGCGGAACCGGAGGTACGAGGTGCGGACGGTGAGCAGCGGGCGTGCGTATGAGCTGATGGAGCGGGAGCAGGCGTTCGAGATGGCGCGGCGGATGCTCTGGCTGGCGCCGGGCAGCGCGAAGGATGTGCGGATGCGGGAGCTGATGGAGGCGTGGTGGGGGTCGCCGGAAGGGATCCGGATGCCGGCATTCCGCCGGTTCATCGGCATCGTGAGCTGGGAGCCGCCGCGCAGCGCCGGGTGAGGCGGGGGCCGGGCCGCCGCGTCAGATATCGAGGTTGCGGACCTGGCTGGCGTTGGCCTGGATGAACTTGCGGCGGTGGGAGACGTCGTCGCCCATGAGTTCGTAGAAGAGGGCGTCGGCGGTGGCCGCGTCGTGGATGGTGACCTGGAGGAGGGTGCGGTTGGCCGGGTTCATGGTGGTCTCCCAGAGCTGCTCGGCGTTCATTTCGCCGAGACCCTTGAACCGCTGGACGTTGAGGTTGGCGCGGCGGTTCTGCTTCCGGTACTCCTCGAGCTGCTGGTCGGAGTAGAAGTAGCGGACCTCTTTGCCGTGCTGGGCGCGGTAGAGGGGGGGCTGGGCGATGAAGAGGTGGCCGTGCTCGATGAGCTCGGGCATGTTGCGGAAGAAGAAGGTGAGGAGGAGGGTGCGGATATGGGCGCCGTCGACGTCGGCGTCGGTCATGATGATGATTTTGTGGTAGCGGAGCTTGGAGACGTCGAACGTTTCGCGGATGCCGGTGCCGAGGGCGGAGATGATGAGGCGGATCGCCTCGTGGCCGAGCATCTTATCGGGGCGGGTGCGTTCGACGTTCAGGATCTTGCCGCGGAGGGGCAGGATCGCCTGGAAGCGGCGGTCGCGGCCCTGCTTGGCGGAGCCGCCTGCCGAGTCGCCCTCGACGATGAAGAGCTCGGACTCTTCGGGGTCGCGGGAGGAGCAATCGGCGAGTTTGCCCGGGAGGGAGCCGCTTTCGAGGGCGCTCTTGCGCTGGACGAGGTCGCGGGCCTTGCGGGCGGCTTCGCGGGCGCGGCTGGCAAGGAGGCACTTCTCGACGATGCGGCGGGCCTCGGAGGGGTGCTCTTCGAGGTAGGTGGAGAGGGCGTCGGCGACGACGGCCTGGACCTGGCTGGCGACTTCGAGGTTGCCGAGGCGGGTTTTGGTCTGGCCTTCGAACTGGGGTTCGGGGAGTTTGACGGAGATGACGGCGACGAGCCCCTCGCGGACGTCGTCGCCGGTGAGGTTGGGGTCGGCGTCTTTGAGGATCTTCTGCTTGCGGGCGTAATCGTTGAGGACGCGGGTGAGGGCCTGGCGGAAGCCGGTGAGGTGGGAGCCGCCGTCTATGGTGTTGATCGAGTTAGCGAAGGTGTAGACGGTTTCGTTGAAGCCGTCGTTGTACTGGATGGCGCACTCGATGACGTTGCGGTCGACCTCGCGTTCGACGTAGATGGGGTCGGGGTTGAGCGCTTCGCGGTCGCGGTTGATGTAGCGGACGAAGCTCTTGATGCCCCCTTCGAAGTAGTAGTTGACCTCCTGGTCGGTGCGCTCGTCGACGAGGCGGAACCAGACGCCCTTGGTGAGGAAGGCGTACATGCGGAGGCGCTCGGCTTCGACTTTGAAGTCGAAGTCGGTGCTTTCGAAGATGTCGGGGTCGGGCTTGAAGCTGACGGTGGTGCCGTGCGAGCGGGCGGGGTCTTCGAGGGGGAGGGTGAGGAGGGGGGTCTGGGGGACGCCGCGGGCGTACTCCTGGCGAAAGAGCTTGCCGGCTTTATCGGGGCCCTGGGCGGCGGGGTCGGGGACGACTTCGACCCACATGGCTTCGCTGAGGGCGTTGACGACGGAGGCGCCGACGCCGTGGAGGCCGCCGGAGACCTTGTAGCCGCCGCCGCCGAATTTGCCGCCGGCATGGAGCACGGTCATGACGGTTTCGACGGCGGATTTGCCGGTTTGCTTCTGGATGTCGACGGGGATGCCGCGGCCGTTGTCTTTGACGGTGCACCAGCCGTCGCGGTGGAGGATGACTTCGATGCGGTCGCAGAAGCCGGCCATGGCTTCGTCGACGGCGTTATCGACGAGCTCTTTGATGAGGTGGTGGAGGCCGGCCTTATCGGTGGTGCCGATGTACATGCCGGGCCGCTTGCGGACGGCTTCGAGGCCTTCGAGGACCTGGATGTTTTCGGCGGTGTAGGTTGCGCCGGGAGCGGAGGTAGAGGAGGTTGCCTGGGTGGCCATGGGGGTGGGTGTCAGCCTCGCAGCGTACGAGCCAGCTGGGGCGGCGGCCCGGGGATTTGTTCGCTCACCTTCGCAGTTTAGCAGGTTTTGGGGTTTCGGGCGAGTTCAGGGGCGGGGCTACGGCCGGGGCCAGAGGACGGCCTGGGTGCAGCGGAAGACGGCGAGCGTGCGGCCGGTCTCGACGTGGGTGACGGCGGCATCCCAGACCTGGGTGGTGCGGCCGCCGTGGAGCATCGCGGCGCGGGCTGCTATGACGCCGTCGGTGGCGGTGCCGAGGAAGTTCGCCTTCAGCTCAATGGTCGTAAAGCCGGCGGCGCCGTCCGGCAGGCTGACGGTGCAGCCGTAGCCGCAGAGGGTATCGGCGAGGGCGACGATGGTGGCGGCGTGGAGGTAGCCGTTCGGCGCGAGGTGGTCGGGCTGGATGACGAGGCGACCCTCGGCGACGCCGCGGCTGATGGCGGTAACCTCAACGCCGAGGCGGCCCGGCAGGCGCCCGCGGGAGCGTTCGGCCCAGTACGCGATCGTGGTTGGGTCGTCGGCGTCGGGGGACATGGCCGGGCTCCCTGCGGGCGGATTGGGAGATGATGCCGGGCAGGGTTGCGAATTGCAACTGAGTTGCAGCGGCCGGCCCGGCCGGGGGAGAATCCGGCCCACCCCTGCGCTCGGAGGCGTTCGATGGCGATTGACTGGCCGGCGGTGCACCGCGAGGCGCTCGAGATCCTGGTGCAGTACCTGCAGATCGACACCTCGAACCCGCCGGGGAACGAGAAACCGGCAGCGCGCTTTCTCGGTGCGATCTCCGAGGCGGAGGGCATCCCGGTGGAGTACATCGAGACGGCGCCGAACCGGGAGGTGCTGGTGGCGCGGCTGCGGGGGGACGGTTCGAAGCGGCCGATCATGCTGTGCAACCACACGGATGTGGTTCCGGTGGAGGAGCAGTACTGGAGCGTGCCGGCGTTCGCGGGGCTGGTGCAGGATGGGCGGGTGTACGGCCGCGGGGCGGTGGATATGAAGGGGTGCGGGGTGATGCAGCTGATGGCGATGCTGCTGCTGAAGCGGGAGGGGGTGCCGCTGAAGCGGGATGTGGTGTTCTGCGCGGTGCCTGACGAGGAGGCCGGCAGCGATTACGGCATGGCGTGGCTGTGCGAGCACCGGCCGGACATCGTGGATGTGGAGTACGAGCTGAGCGAGGGTGCAGGCGGGACGACCCGGTTCGGGCGGCAGGAGACGCGGCTGTTCAGCGTGGCGACGAACGAGAAGGACATCTGCTGGCTGAAGCTGACGGCGGTCGGGCGGCCGGGGCACGGGAGCGTGCCGCACGAGGACAACTCGGCGGTGTACCTCGTGCGGGCGCTCAAGCGGCTCGTGGACTGGGAGCGGCCGCTGGTGTTTACGCCCGACACGGAGGCCTACCTCGACCGGCTGGCCGAGGCGGGGCTGATGCCGCCGCGGTCGGACCGGAAGGCGGTGGAGGAGCGGATCCGGCGGTCGCCGGAGCTGCTGGCGATGTTCCAGAACACGCTGAACCTGACGATGCTGCAGGCGGGCATCAAGGCGAACGTCATCCCGGCGCGGAGCGAAGCGGTGATCGACTGCCGCCTGCTACCGGGGCAGTCGAAGCGGGACTGGATCCGGCAGGTGCGGGAACGGATCGGCGACGAGCGGGTCTCGGTGGAGCTGCTCTCGCCGGACCACGGCGAGCCGGAGGCGGTGCCGTGGGATACGGAACTGTTCCGGACGATCACGTCGGTGGTGAAGGAGGCGATGGAGGATGCGGTGGTGGTCCCGGGGATGACGATCGGCGGGACGGACAACCGGTTTCTGCGGGAGCGGGGGATCCCGGCGTACGGGTTCATCCCGTGCCTGCTCTCGCCGGAGGAGCGGCGCGGGTTCCACGGGAACGACGAGTTCCTGACGGTGGAGAACCTGAACCTCGGCTGCGAGCTGATGTACGAGATTGTGCGGCGGATGGTGAGCTAAGCGGCGCGGGCGGGGAGAATGGTGCCGATGGGGCACCGGCGGCGCTGGCAGGCGGCGGGGATCCTCGGCGGCGCGGTGCTTGCGCTCGGGCTGCTGGCGGGGCAGCTCTGGCTGACGCTGCACCTGCAGTGGACGAACCGGGAGCCGCTGGCTGATTCGGCGATCGGGTTCAACTTCAGCTGCGACCAGGCGGAGTACCTGCTGCTGGAGGAGCCGGGCGCCGGCCCGGATGGCCACGCGCCGGACGGGCGGCCGGGGCGGGCGGAGTGGTGCGCGGAGGTGCTTCGCGAGCTGATCGAGCGGACGGGCATCCGGCTGGTGCGGCTGAGCGTGCAGTGGGACGAGGTGGAACCGGAGGAGGGACGGTACGACTTTTCCGTCATCGAGGCGCAGCTCGATGCGGTGCGGGCCGCCGGGGCGACGGCGAACGTCTCCATCGGGATGAAGGCGCAGCGCCACCCGGAGTTCTACATCCCGGCGTGGGCGCTGGAGGGGGTGGAGCTGCGGGAGTGGATGGACCTCTCGAGCGTGCCGGTGCTCCGCGAGCGGGCGCTGAGGATGGTGTCGACGGTGGCGGCTCACCTTGCCGGGCGGCCGGAGATCGATTCATGGACGGCGGAGAACGAGGGGTACATCGCTTCGCACCGGGCCCACCACTACCACCTGGGCCGGGCGTACGTGGCGGAGGTTGCGGAGACGATCCGGCGGGCCGACCCGCAGGGACGGCCGGTGGCGATTAACCACGCCCAGCATTATGTCTATGACCGGCGATGGCGGGATGCGCTGGCCGATGCGGACGTGCTGGCGCAGAGCATGTACCCGCGGCGAAACGGCTCGGTGCTGGGGCGGCCGGTGGTGGTGGACATCATGCAGCTGGGGTGGCTGATGCCGAACTATGCCTACCAGGCGCGAGAAGCCCGGAAGGCGGGGAAGCAGTTCTGGGTGACGGAGCTCCAGGCGGAGCCGTGGACGGACGGGGACGCGCGGCTGATTTCGCCGGAGCGGCCTTCGAGGAACCTCTCGCCGGAGACGATGCTGAAGAACGTGGCGTACGCGCGGAGGACGGGCGCCGAGCGGATCTACCTGTGGGGCGCAGAGTGGTGGTTGTACCAGGAGCACCGGTTCGGCGACGGCCGGTGGCTGGAGGCGGCGCGGGCGGCAGCGGCCGGCGCGGCGGAGTGAGCGTCAGGCGGTGCGGCAGCGGGAGGGCTGCCTCGCGCGCTCGAGGCTGCGGGCAATGGCGCGGACGAGGTCGACGCCATCGATGAGCATGGGGATGTAGGCGGCGGCGCCGGCCCGTTCGTAGCGGGCACGCTCCTCGGGGCGTGGGATGGGTGCGAGGATGATGACGGCGGCGCCGGCGCGGACGAGCTCGTGGGCGCGCTCGGGCGGGCAATCGGCGGGGGTGGAGACGACCACGTCGCCGGGGCCGATGCCCTCGAAACCGGCGGCGCCCTCCGTGTGTACGTGGAGCTCGGGGGCGCGTTCGAGGCGGGCGACGAGCGCGCGGCGCAGTGCGCCGTCGGCAGAGACGACGTGGATCGGGCTGCCCTCCATGCCCGCCAGTGTCGGCAGGCGGACGGCGGGGGTGTGAGGGCCGAACGGGCCCGAGGGGTGGGCCGAGTGTCCCGGATTCTCGTTCGCGGTTAGGGATGCGTTACCATGCGCAGCAATGGGGACAGCAGCAGAAGGGCCGGCCACAGGGCCCGGCAGTTTCGAGCGACTCTCGGAGATGGCCGTCACCAGCGAACTGCTGGCGTCGAGCGAGGACCTCTCGGAGATCCTGCATCGGCTGGCGGACCGCGCCCGGGAGGTGACGGGAGCGGAATACGCGGCGATTTCGACGTTCGACGAAGAGGGGGTGCTGACCCGGTTCATCTACAGCGGGATCAGCGACGAACAGGCGCGCCGGCTGGGCGACCCGCCGCGCGGGCGCGGGCTGCTCGGCCACCTTGCGACGTGCGACCGGCCGATCCGGCTCGATGACCTGCGGGCGAGCCCGCACTTCACCGGGTGGCCGCCGGGCCATCCGGATATGACGCGGTTCCTCGGGGTACCGATCCGGGCGGGCGGACGGGCGATTGGGTCGCTCTACATGGCGCGCGGAGCCGACCGGCCGCCGTTCACGGCGGAGGACGAGGTCGCGGCGGCGGTGCTTTCGCTGCAGGCGGCGGTGAGCGTTTCGTACGCGCTGGCGCGGGAGCGGCGCGGGCGGATCTTCCTGCTGGAGGAGCGGGAGCGGATTGCGCACGACCTGCACGACGGGACGATCCAGGCGCTCTACGCCCTCGGGCTCGAGTGCGATGCGATGGCGAACCGGGAGGATTACCCGCCGGAGGCGCGGGAGGCACTGGCGAACGCGGTGAGCCGGATCAACGAGATCATCGCGGATATCCGCAGCTATATCACGATGCTGGAAGCGGCGACGCCGGTGGAGCAGCCGGAGCTGACGCGCGACCTCGGGTTCGTGATCCGGCAGCTGGTGCCGGGGTCGATTGCGACGGTGGTGAACATCTCGGCGGCGGCGCTGCAGGAGCTGACGACGCGCGAATCGGAGGACCTGCTGTACATTGCGCGGGAGGCGCTTTCGAACGCGGTGCGCCACGGGGCGCCGACGAAGATCGCGGTCGACCTGCGGCAGACTGATGACGCGACAGTGCTGACGATCCAGGACAACGGCGTCGGGTTCGACGAGGCGACCACCCGCAAGGGGCTCGGCACGGTCACGATGCGGACGCGGGCCGAGCGGCTGGGAGCGGAGCTGACGATTATCCCGATCCCGGGGATGGGCACGACGGTGCGGGTCACAATCCCGCGGCACCGCGACGATGAGGAGGACGTATGACGGCGAGCGCAGACGGCACCATCCATGTCCTGCTTGCGGACGACCACGACCTCGTGCGGCAGGGGCTGAAGGCGGCGCTGCGGGGGCACCCGGAGTTTTCGGTGGTGGCCGAGGCGCGCGACGGGCAGGAGGCTGTGCGGGAGGCGAAGCGGACGAACCCGGACCTGGTGGTTCTGGATGTGCGGATGCCGAAGCTGAACGGCATCGAGGCATGCCGGGAGATCCGGTCGGCGGTGCCGGGCGCGAACGTGCTGATGCTGACCTCGTACAGCGACGAGGAGGCGGTGATGCAGGCGATCGTGGCCGGGGCAAGCGGGTTCATGCTGAAGGACGTGAAGACCGACGACCTGATTGCGGCGATGCGGATTGTGGGCCGGGGCGGGAAGACGCTGGACCCGGCGAGCTCGGCGGCGGTCATTGAGCAGATCCGGCGGGGGAACATCGTGACCGAGGAGGACCGGCTGGCGGCGCAGCTCACGGAGCGGGAGCTGAAGATCCTGGACCTGATCGCCGAGGGGCTGACGAACCGGGAGATCGGCGAGCAGCTCTACCTCTCGGAGAAGACGGTGAAGCACCACGTGAGCGACATCCTGAGCAAGCTGGGGATGACGCGGCGGGTGGAGGCGGCGGGGTTCGCGATCAGGC
It encodes:
- a CDS encoding methyltransferase domain-containing protein — encoded protein: MPTNVLRPTEEEALAAWRELVAADAAQVARVREPEPPADHYAAVAGRFRPGAFESLEWPVLDTLVAPGETVLDIGAGGGRFAVPLAQKGCRVIAIEPSGAMRETLAAAAAEAGVTVEVHDLRWPAAGWTEEADVSLAAHACYDIAEIGPFLDAMERHTRRLCVAMFGQFARGANLAPLFEAVHGEPLQALPALKEFVALLGARNRRYEVRTVSSGRAYELMEREQAFEMARRMLWLAPGSAKDVRMRELMEAWWGSPEGIRMPAFRRFIGIVSWEPPRSAG
- the gyrB gene encoding DNA topoisomerase (ATP-hydrolyzing) subunit B translates to MATQATSSTSAPGATYTAENIQVLEGLEAVRKRPGMYIGTTDKAGLHHLIKELVDNAVDEAMAGFCDRIEVILHRDGWCTVKDNGRGIPVDIQKQTGKSAVETVMTVLHAGGKFGGGGYKVSGGLHGVGASVVNALSEAMWVEVVPDPAAQGPDKAGKLFRQEYARGVPQTPLLTLPLEDPARSHGTTVSFKPDPDIFESTDFDFKVEAERLRMYAFLTKGVWFRLVDERTDQEVNYYFEGGIKSFVRYINRDREALNPDPIYVEREVDRNVIECAIQYNDGFNETVYTFANSINTIDGGSHLTGFRQALTRVLNDYARKQKILKDADPNLTGDDVREGLVAVISVKLPEPQFEGQTKTRLGNLEVASQVQAVVADALSTYLEEHPSEARRIVEKCLLASRAREAARKARDLVQRKSALESGSLPGKLADCSSRDPEESELFIVEGDSAGGSAKQGRDRRFQAILPLRGKILNVERTRPDKMLGHEAIRLIISALGTGIRETFDVSKLRYHKIIIMTDADVDGAHIRTLLLTFFFRNMPELIEHGHLFIAQPPLYRAQHGKEVRYFYSDQQLEEYRKQNRRANLNVQRFKGLGEMNAEQLWETTMNPANRTLLQVTIHDAATADALFYELMGDDVSHRRKFIQANASQVRNLDI
- a CDS encoding PaaI family thioesterase; amino-acid sequence: MSPDADDPTTIAYWAERSRGRLPGRLGVEVTAISRGVAEGRLVIQPDHLAPNGYLHAATIVALADTLCGYGCTVSLPDGAAGFTTIELKANFLGTATDGVIAARAAMLHGGRTTQVWDAAVTHVETGRTLAVFRCTQAVLWPRP
- a CDS encoding M20/M25/M40 family metallo-hydrolase; the protein is MAIDWPAVHREALEILVQYLQIDTSNPPGNEKPAARFLGAISEAEGIPVEYIETAPNREVLVARLRGDGSKRPIMLCNHTDVVPVEEQYWSVPAFAGLVQDGRVYGRGAVDMKGCGVMQLMAMLLLKREGVPLKRDVVFCAVPDEEAGSDYGMAWLCEHRPDIVDVEYELSEGAGGTTRFGRQETRLFSVATNEKDICWLKLTAVGRPGHGSVPHEDNSAVYLVRALKRLVDWERPLVFTPDTEAYLDRLAEAGLMPPRSDRKAVEERIRRSPELLAMFQNTLNLTMLQAGIKANVIPARSEAVIDCRLLPGQSKRDWIRQVRERIGDERVSVELLSPDHGEPEAVPWDTELFRTITSVVKEAMEDAVVVPGMTIGGTDNRFLRERGIPAYGFIPCLLSPEERRGFHGNDEFLTVENLNLGCELMYEIVRRMVS
- a CDS encoding beta-galactosidase → MGHRRRWQAAGILGGAVLALGLLAGQLWLTLHLQWTNREPLADSAIGFNFSCDQAEYLLLEEPGAGPDGHAPDGRPGRAEWCAEVLRELIERTGIRLVRLSVQWDEVEPEEGRYDFSVIEAQLDAVRAAGATANVSIGMKAQRHPEFYIPAWALEGVELREWMDLSSVPVLRERALRMVSTVAAHLAGRPEIDSWTAENEGYIASHRAHHYHLGRAYVAEVAETIRRADPQGRPVAINHAQHYVYDRRWRDALADADVLAQSMYPRRNGSVLGRPVVVDIMQLGWLMPNYAYQAREARKAGKQFWVTELQAEPWTDGDARLISPERPSRNLSPETMLKNVAYARRTGAERIYLWGAEWWLYQEHRFGDGRWLEAARAAAAGAAE
- a CDS encoding GAF domain-containing sensor histidine kinase codes for the protein MGTAAEGPATGPGSFERLSEMAVTSELLASSEDLSEILHRLADRAREVTGAEYAAISTFDEEGVLTRFIYSGISDEQARRLGDPPRGRGLLGHLATCDRPIRLDDLRASPHFTGWPPGHPDMTRFLGVPIRAGGRAIGSLYMARGADRPPFTAEDEVAAAVLSLQAAVSVSYALARERRGRIFLLEERERIAHDLHDGTIQALYALGLECDAMANREDYPPEAREALANAVSRINEIIADIRSYITMLEAATPVEQPELTRDLGFVIRQLVPGSIATVVNISAAALQELTTRESEDLLYIAREALSNAVRHGAPTKIAVDLRQTDDATVLTIQDNGVGFDEATTRKGLGTVTMRTRAERLGAELTIIPIPGMGTTVRVTIPRHRDDEEDV
- a CDS encoding response regulator — protein: MTASADGTIHVLLADDHDLVRQGLKAALRGHPEFSVVAEARDGQEAVREAKRTNPDLVVLDVRMPKLNGIEACREIRSAVPGANVLMLTSYSDEEAVMQAIVAGASGFMLKDVKTDDLIAAMRIVGRGGKTLDPASSAAVIEQIRRGNIVTEEDRLAAQLTERELKILDLIAEGLTNREIGEQLYLSEKTVKHHVSDILSKLGMTRRVEAAGFAIRRAARKPQG